The following proteins are encoded in a genomic region of Triticum dicoccoides isolate Atlit2015 ecotype Zavitan chromosome 1B, WEW_v2.0, whole genome shotgun sequence:
- the LOC119299601 gene encoding Bowman-Birk type trypsin inhibitor-like has translation MRPQVLFTALAVVVVLAAALPVIHGQGATPSASLCCNNCGTCTRSIPPRCTCMDASPSGCNPACKTCDKSTIAGRDSFQCKDRVANFCQRSCTKAT, from the exons ATGAGGCCCCAGGTGCTGTTCACCGCGCTGGCCGTCGTCGTCGTCCTTGCAGCTGCTCTGCCCGTCATCCACGGCCAAG GTGCCACCCCAAGCGCGTCGCTGTGCTGCAACAACTGCGGCACCTGCACCAGGTCCATCCCGCCCAGGTGCACGTGCATGGACGCCTCGCCCAGCGGCTGCAACCCGGCCTGCAAGACCTGCGACAAGTCCACCATCGCCGGCCGCGACAGCTTCCAGTGCAAGGACCGTGTCGCAAACTTCTGCCAGCGCAGCTGCACTAAGGCCACATGA